One Gloeobacter morelensis MG652769 DNA window includes the following coding sequences:
- a CDS encoding DJ-1 family glyoxalase III — translation MIKVLVPLAEGFEEIEAVTIIDVLRRADIEVTVAALADLAVQGSHGITLVADMRLDAINPLTFDAVVLPGGPGVARLRADERVRALLLEMRAAERWTAAICAAPTVLSDAGLLAGARATSYPAVRSELAVGEYLETSVVVDGRIVTSRGVGTALDFALKLVALWEGESKAQALARAMVVGSG, via the coding sequence ATGATCAAGGTGCTGGTGCCTTTGGCGGAGGGCTTCGAAGAAATCGAAGCGGTGACGATTATCGACGTGCTCAGGCGCGCGGACATCGAGGTGACGGTAGCCGCCCTGGCGGACCTCGCGGTGCAGGGTTCCCACGGGATTACCCTGGTAGCTGATATGCGACTGGATGCGATCAATCCCCTTACCTTTGATGCAGTGGTGCTGCCGGGCGGGCCGGGGGTGGCCAGGCTGCGCGCCGACGAGCGCGTCCGCGCATTGCTTTTGGAGATGCGCGCCGCCGAGCGGTGGACCGCGGCCATCTGTGCCGCCCCGACGGTGCTCTCGGACGCAGGTCTGCTCGCCGGGGCGCGTGCGACCAGTTACCCCGCAGTACGCTCCGAACTGGCCGTCGGCGAGTACCTGGAGACCAGCGTGGTCGTAGACGGGCGGATCGTCACCAGCCGGGGTGTCGGAACCGCGCTCGATTTTGCGCTGAAGCTGGTGGCGCTCTGGGAGGGCGAATCCAAAGCCCAGGCTCTGGCGCGGGCCATGGTCGTCGGCAGCGGCTAA
- a CDS encoding aldo/keto reductase translates to MLYRRFGKTDLRLSVFTFGAMRYLASKENAVHTVKEAVRLGINHLETARGYGESEKFLGAAFRAGVPRDKVYVTTKIPPTPDGETMRRQIEESLSRLGIDRIDIFDLHGINTREHLELSVRKNGCLDAIRRAMAEGLIGHLGFSTHGPLPLILDTIATGEFESVNLHYYYFNQRNAPAVELAHRLDMGVFIISPTDKGGQLFKPPARLVELCAPYTPIAVNHRFLLCDPRVHTLSLGAANAAEFAPHLAVADLGGPLSAEEAAIIARLDRQFREIPSACEQCYQCLPCPEAIHIPEVLRLRNLAVGFEMDDFARYRYNMFGNAGHWFPGTKANSCTECGDCLPRCPVGLDIPALLGQTHQMLHQGERKRLWG, encoded by the coding sequence GTGCTTTACCGTCGCTTCGGCAAAACCGATCTGCGCCTGTCGGTGTTCACCTTTGGGGCGATGCGCTACCTTGCCTCCAAAGAAAACGCCGTGCACACCGTCAAAGAAGCGGTGCGGCTGGGGATCAACCACCTGGAGACAGCCCGGGGCTACGGCGAGAGCGAAAAATTTTTGGGGGCGGCCTTTCGAGCCGGTGTGCCGCGCGACAAAGTCTACGTCACCACCAAGATCCCGCCCACCCCGGACGGCGAGACGATGCGCCGGCAAATCGAAGAATCCCTCAGCCGCCTGGGGATCGACCGCATCGACATCTTTGACCTGCACGGGATCAACACCCGCGAGCATCTGGAGCTGTCGGTGCGCAAAAACGGCTGCCTGGATGCCATCCGCCGGGCCATGGCCGAGGGGCTCATCGGCCACCTGGGCTTTTCCACCCACGGCCCGCTTCCGCTAATTCTCGACACGATCGCCACGGGCGAATTCGAATCGGTCAATTTGCACTATTACTACTTCAACCAGCGCAACGCCCCGGCCGTCGAGCTGGCCCACCGCCTCGACATGGGCGTGTTTATCATCTCGCCCACCGACAAAGGTGGGCAGCTGTTCAAACCGCCGGCCCGCTTGGTGGAGCTGTGTGCCCCCTACACGCCCATCGCCGTCAACCACCGCTTTTTGCTCTGCGATCCGCGGGTACATACGTTGAGTTTGGGAGCGGCAAATGCAGCCGAATTCGCGCCGCACCTGGCGGTGGCCGACCTGGGTGGCCCCCTCAGCGCTGAGGAAGCGGCGATTATTGCCCGCCTCGACCGGCAGTTCCGCGAGATCCCCTCGGCCTGCGAGCAGTGTTACCAGTGCCTTCCCTGTCCTGAAGCCATCCATATCCCCGAGGTGCTGCGGCTGCGCAATCTGGCGGTGGGCTTCGAGATGGACGACTTTGCCCGCTACCGCTATAACATGTTCGGCAACGCCGGCCACTGGTTTCCCGGCACCAAGGCCAACAGCTGCACCGAGTGCGGCGATTGTCTGCCGCGCTGCCCGGTCGGCCTCGATATCCCCGCCCTGCTGGGGCAAACCCACCAGATGCTGCACCAGGGCGAACGCAAACGTCTGTGGGGTTGA
- a CDS encoding DUF3288 family protein, giving the protein MNQTHPQYHKDRQAVNQLSQDAPGDYHLAELARLLIRYRGFPGAEDIQRDLQGLLKSWQLTEETLFERTRLIHTSRPVYRNSDASQEDWF; this is encoded by the coding sequence ATGAACCAGACCCATCCGCAGTACCACAAAGACCGGCAGGCCGTAAATCAGCTGTCGCAGGACGCGCCTGGCGATTACCATCTGGCCGAACTGGCGCGGCTGTTGATTCGCTATCGGGGCTTTCCGGGGGCTGAGGACATTCAGCGCGACCTGCAGGGGCTGCTGAAGAGCTGGCAGCTTACCGAGGAAACGCTCTTTGAGCGCACCCGGCTAATCCACACCAGCCGCCCTGTCTACCGCAACTCCGACGCTTCCCAGGAAGACTGGTTCTGA
- a CDS encoding TCP-1/cpn60 chaperonin family protein: MTAEGHLKVLRTNIAAVRAIVETVAGTLGPKGLDVLLVDDAGRMTLTNDGVEILGQLDAQHPAARLVIQVAEAQDRSVGDGTTTATVLAVALLDACLERVEQGIAINALIAGLRAGVQAALDALRSAAVPVTDLADPRVPAVTRIAARGDEAIARIVWEAANHIGFERLRAGRVRLGELVSSRVGEPHRWIEGVVLAKQPLQLPPEDFSRTGGVLVLSDPFESESFDAQVLATEGGFARYLEAQEQLRRRVQVLVEARVVLLVCEKSISPTAEPLLAEAGIVALQRVLRRDSERAAGFSGAVPVRQGQIARGASALAPVLGKATVRYERPSQKLILSAGGGEPLAAMIVGAVSAEVAAELERVAVDACSALQAALTSGVVAGGGVAELASRRAVSALAARTEGVVRYGIEAVAAALRRPLEQIVINSGFSALEKVAQLEAMHQRTANPHLGIDCESGEVVDLWQAGVIDPLAVKTCALEAAAEIAERILRIQTVVRRRETPPGGA, from the coding sequence GTGACCGCCGAGGGACACCTGAAGGTGCTGCGCACCAATATTGCCGCTGTTCGGGCGATCGTCGAGACCGTGGCGGGCACCCTGGGGCCGAAGGGCCTCGATGTGCTGCTGGTGGACGATGCGGGCCGCATGACCCTCACCAACGACGGCGTCGAAATCCTCGGGCAGCTTGACGCCCAGCATCCGGCCGCCCGCCTGGTCATCCAGGTGGCCGAGGCCCAGGACCGCAGCGTCGGCGACGGCACCACCACCGCCACGGTCCTGGCCGTGGCGCTGCTCGATGCTTGCCTGGAGCGCGTCGAGCAGGGCATCGCCATCAATGCGCTGATCGCCGGTCTGCGCGCCGGGGTGCAAGCGGCCCTCGACGCTTTGCGCAGCGCCGCTGTGCCGGTCACGGACCTGGCCGATCCGCGGGTGCCGGCTGTCACCCGCATCGCCGCGCGCGGCGACGAGGCCATTGCCCGGATCGTCTGGGAGGCGGCGAACCACATCGGCTTCGAGCGCCTGCGCGCCGGGCGCGTGCGCCTCGGCGAACTGGTCAGCTCCCGCGTGGGCGAGCCCCACCGCTGGATTGAAGGTGTCGTCCTTGCCAAGCAGCCGCTGCAGTTGCCGCCGGAGGATTTTTCTCGGACCGGGGGAGTGCTGGTACTTTCTGACCCCTTCGAATCCGAGAGCTTCGATGCCCAGGTGCTCGCCACCGAGGGGGGATTTGCCCGCTACCTCGAAGCCCAGGAGCAGTTGCGCCGCCGGGTGCAGGTTCTTGTCGAGGCAAGAGTAGTGCTGCTGGTATGCGAAAAGAGCATTTCCCCGACGGCCGAACCGCTCTTGGCCGAGGCGGGGATCGTAGCTCTGCAGCGGGTGCTGCGCCGCGACAGCGAACGGGCGGCCGGCTTCAGCGGCGCGGTGCCGGTGCGCCAGGGCCAGATAGCCCGGGGGGCGAGTGCCCTGGCCCCGGTATTGGGCAAGGCGACGGTGCGCTACGAACGCCCTTCCCAGAAGCTCATCCTCAGCGCCGGGGGGGGGGAACCCCTGGCGGCGATGATCGTCGGCGCGGTGAGCGCCGAGGTGGCCGCCGAACTGGAGCGCGTCGCCGTCGACGCCTGCAGCGCGCTGCAGGCCGCCCTCACCTCGGGGGTGGTGGCGGGCGGCGGGGTGGCGGAACTGGCGAGCCGCCGGGCGGTGAGCGCCCTGGCTGCGCGCACCGAGGGGGTGGTGCGCTACGGTATCGAGGCGGTGGCCGCCGCCCTGCGCAGGCCCCTGGAGCAGATCGTGATCAACAGCGGCTTTTCGGCCCTCGAAAAAGTCGCCCAGTTGGAGGCGATGCACCAGCGCACCGCCAACCCGCACCTGGGCATCGACTGCGAGAGCGGCGAGGTGGTCGATCTGTGGCAAGCCGGGGTGATCGACCCGCTGGCGGTCAAGACCTGCGCCCTTGAAGCGGCAGCCGAAATCGCCGAACGCATCCTGCGCATCCAGACCGTCGTGCGCCGCCGCGAAACTCCCCCCGGGGGCGCTTGA
- a CDS encoding ribonuclease D, giving the protein MGRHQVPYVLVTETAQLSELVDRWQTRKVLAVDTETAHWHQVSTGKNRVSLLQVWDGTSEAVWVIDCFAVDLTAFVEKTMRNWEIVKLIHNAPYDLAYLGGAAQARSVVCTLQMARSIPASRRGALERNSLKALSAHFLGIELDKRYQASNWALRPLTAEQLDYAALDPWVTFHIWEHMRALVEPENEGFEELLV; this is encoded by the coding sequence ACTGGTCGATCGCTGGCAGACCCGCAAAGTCCTCGCCGTCGACACCGAAACGGCCCACTGGCATCAGGTGAGTACCGGTAAAAACCGCGTATCGCTGCTACAGGTCTGGGACGGGACGAGCGAGGCGGTCTGGGTGATCGATTGTTTCGCGGTGGACCTCACGGCCTTTGTCGAGAAGACCATGCGCAATTGGGAAATCGTCAAGCTCATCCACAACGCTCCCTACGACCTGGCCTACCTGGGAGGAGCCGCCCAGGCGCGCTCGGTGGTCTGCACGCTGCAGATGGCGCGGTCGATCCCCGCCTCCAGGCGCGGTGCCCTTGAGCGCAATTCCCTCAAAGCCCTGAGCGCACACTTTTTGGGCATCGAACTGGACAAGCGCTACCAGGCGAGCAACTGGGCCCTCAGGCCGCTCACGGCCGAACAGCTCGACTACGCCGCCCTCGACCCGTGGGTGACCTTTCACATCTGGGAGCACATGCGGGCGCTGGTGGAGCCTGAGAACGAAGGCTTCGAGGAGTTGCTGGTGTGA